In Paralichthys olivaceus isolate ysfri-2021 chromosome 13, ASM2471397v2, whole genome shotgun sequence, the following are encoded in one genomic region:
- the plekhf2 gene encoding pleckstrin homology domain-containing family F member 2 — protein sequence MVDRLANSEANSKRIAVVEGCFGAAGQPLAIPGRVLIGEGVLTKLCRKKPKARQFFLFNDILVYGNIVIQKKKYNKQHIIPLESVTIDTVPDEGDLRNGWLIKTPTKSFAVYAATATEKSEWMNHIGKCVGDLLQKSGKSPTGEHAAVWVPDSEATVCMRCQKVKFTPVSRRHHCRKCGFVVCGPCSDKKYLLPSQSSKPVRVCEYCYVQLTSGSLAPRSDSIGRGASKFNNLSDDEDEDDSSD from the coding sequence ATGGTGGACCGGCTTGCGAACAGCGAGGCCAATTCCAAGCGCATCGCGGTGGTGGAGGGCTGCTTTGGCGCTGCAGGTCAGCCGCTGGCCATCCCTGGCCGCGTTCTGATCGGCGAGGGCGTCCTAACTAAGCTCTGCCGCAAGAAGCCCAAGGCGCGGCAGTTCTTCCTCTTCAACGACATCTTGGTCTACGGCAACATTGTTATCCAGAAGAAGAAGTACAACAAGCAGCACATCATCCCACTGGAAAGTGTCACTATCGACACAGTGCCGGACGAGGGCGACCTGCGCAACGGCTGGCTCATCAAGACGCCCACCAAGTCCTTCGCTGTCTATGCTGCCACCGCCACCGAGAAGTCAGAGTGGATGAACCACATAGGGAAATGTGTGGGAGACTTGCTACAGAAAAGCGGCAAGTCACCTACTGGAGAGCACGCTGCCGTCTGGGTGCCTGACTCGGAGGCGACGGTGTGCATGCGCTGCCAGAAGGTGAAGTTCACACCTGTCAGCCGCCGCCACCACTGCAGGAAGTGTGGCTTTGTGGTCTGTGGGCCGTGCTCAGATAAGAAGTACCTCCTGCCCAGCCAGTCGTCCAAACCTGTTCGAGTCTGCGAGTACTGCTACGTGCAGCTGACGTCGGGAAGCCTGGCGCCGCGGTCAGACTCCATCGGCCGCGGGGCGTCAAAATTCAACAACCTGTCGGACGATGAGGATGAAGACGACAGCAGTGACTGA